One Zingiber officinale cultivar Zhangliang chromosome 10B, Zo_v1.1, whole genome shotgun sequence genomic window, GAGCTTAGTTTCCCACTTCTCTTGTACAAATCTTTCAATATATAACTGGTCGGGCCCTAGAGCTGTTTGGGCATTCTGGCACCAGAATTCCCTGTAGCCTTATTATTACGGAGGTTACTAGAGGCGGTATAAAAATGGGATCCTCTTCATTGAACAGGTAGCAAATTCATTCGAGGACATTCAAATTCTATTGTTCTACTATTCATCTTTTCCATTTCGCTCTACTATTGTTTTCACTTGAGTGTAGGAGTGTTTGCATCAATGATTCCTCCCTAATTCCCACTCTAATATTTCCATTGACTCTATTTGTGATATGCACAAGTCCACAATTTCTAACTTCAAATCCACAACTCTCAGTTTGAAGTCTTTTCTCTATCAATATTTCTATTACTTTACCTAGTAAGCATACCATTTCTTCTATTTTCGGACAGAATCAAGTTCATTGGAAGAAAATTAAGGATCTCAACGTAGAAAATGCATCATGTGTAATGCAAGTAATTAATTATTTAGGtctttaaacaattaattaagCCGGTGACAATCGGTTCAAGATCGATACTCTCCCCTTTCTACTCTTTGCCTGGTGTGTGAAGAGTTCTTTGCCCCCCTCTCAATGCTCAACTTTGTCACTATGTGCCAGCACATAAAAGTCGATTTGACATTAGGTTTTTTCGGGATATATATAAAATGAACGCCGTGATGCATGGCCACTACCAGTCGTACCATCAACAAGTAGAGCCGTAGAGGCGGTGGTGGCCAGGAACCCTACAAAACTAGAGCACAGTATACAGTTATACATATATATCGTAAATTGAAGGATATATGTTATACatataaattaaaattgtatTAATGAAGGgagtgagagagaaagtgggGGAGAAAGGGAAGGAAGCTGTTCCCATCTCGGGAGAAGCGAGATGTGGGCGATTGCACGAGTCGAGATATAACTCTTCCGTGCCCGTACGAAGCTTGCAGCAACCATGCAGCTCCCTCGTGTGCCACAATCAATCCATTCCATCATCATCTGCTCCACGTTGCTGCCTCACTATCTCTCTGTTCATACCCCTCGTACGTATATAAAGCAGCTGTGGTTTTTATTACTCTGTCGAGGAACGAAACAAAAAGCAGAACTTTCTTCCCTTccaaggaaagaaaaatatatataatatacaaatTAAAGGACGATTATCCCTTATAAGGACTCAAGATCTCGAATAAAAGTCACTAGTATATGCAAAGAGATAAGACAGAGAAAAGGCAAGGCCAATCCAATCAACCAACGCTAGCCTGCATTGGCACGAAGTTTCCAATGGTTAATCTACGCAACCACGTCCAGTTGCATGCATTGCCACTTAATTCCATCAGTTCTTGGAGTGCTCATATGTATGGTCCATCCTCAACGACAAAAGTTCGACTGCAGAACGTCAATTGTATAACTAACTTATACAAAAACGTTGTGTTATTTCCATCTTAAGTATGATTAATATGCCCGCATTCGTATTAATTAATACAAAAGCGTTGCATAAACTAatggctgctgctgctgctgctgcgatTCCAGCTCCGTATCTCACATTCAATGAGCTTGGAATGCAGATTTTGGGGCGGTTCCTGTTGCCCTCGCTCTCCCTTTCTGCCTCTGCTGCTACCGGCTGCGTCGCGAAACAATTAACATCGAGGTTTGAGCCCTATTAATTGCTCTCGTTTTTAAAATGTCAGAAACTGCAATCTCTTCTCGGGGCACACACCAAATGAAAGGTGGAATAGAATATACTACAACTAAATGCTGATTACCTTGTGATTGGCTCGTACACCTTTTCCTCTCTGCTTCACTTTACCTTCACTCCAAAGTAAACCTTCCACGCTGCCCTTTTAGTTATTCCAATCAGGGAACGGCTGCACATTGAAATAGAAGGCCCAAGAGCTGTACTTGGTTGTCCAGTGGGCTCAGAAGCTAAACAGCCGGCCCATTAAAATTAGGATTTAAGCCGGAGGTATTCGGCCTTGTCACGCATTTCGACAAACAGGAGGGCAGCAGCAGGATATCGATCGAGCGATGGGGAATCGCGGAGCCGGCGGAGACGGAAGCTCACTGAAGAGGGCTCTACTCGTGACCGGAGGTCTTGCGTTGGCGTGGTTGACCGTCGAGACCGCATTCAAGCCCTTCCTCGACCGCCTCCGCGCCTCCATCTCCAGATCAGACCCCGCCCGCGACCCCGACGAGGACGACAACGACGTGGAGGTGGAATCGGAGAAGGGCGAGGCTGCTGCGGAGGAAAAGGATGGGAAGGCCGGTGGGATTCCACCCTCCGATTAGCTGAAGAAACTTAACTGACCGAGAAAAAATATCGTATGCTACATTTCTTTCTTAATCACTACTCAGCGAAACCATCTCGGTATCTACATAAAGATGGCATGAAATTGCAGTTTCTTGCTTTAAATCTGGCGTTATTGGGATTCATGTGGTTTTGTCGAAAGCTAGATCGATTTGCCCTCCGCGCTACTGCCTGCAATGTGTTTGTAGTAATGCTTGTAAGGGTTTTTGCTTCATCGTCGCCTTTGATTTAACAGGCGAACATTTTGTGGCGCTGATGGTTATCTAAACTTGAGCTAGATTTCATAGAATTAACAAAATGTCAAGTTCTATTTAAATATTTACATCAGAACTTGCTACTCTCAATCAGGGCTTTGACAGAGGGCAAGTAGTCGTTTAGATCTGGGGAAGGAATGTTAAGAGTGCAACAAGATCACTGTTAACAACATCAGGTGGTTGAAAGATACAATTGAGAAATGACGTCCCAGCCAAGGAAAATCTTATCTGTGCCAAAGACGATGATCAAGGAATTGCTCCTTGCACGCACACACTAGGATAGCCTAACTATGCTGACCaccgaatgaaaaaaaaaaaaaatattgttcaTACCTTTTGAATGAAAATCGTAGCAAATTGCCCTTGCCCTTTCCTGAATGTGTTCGGCAAATCAAATTTTCATCTGAATTGCTGTTCTTCTGTCTGCTTTCTCTCTTGTAATTTCAAACTTTAAGGATTACAAACCTGCATCATGAATCACTCCGTCCCTTTTTACTGTTCAGAGGATTATATTTCATTCTTAGAATTGAAAATATGATACGCTGATCATGTTTGTCAATTGTCACTCAAGAACTGGATTGCTGTTCATGTGATTTTGTTCATTACAACAAGCTTCTGTCATGCAGTGaatttatatattatatcaaaaagtttggtataatttttttaaaaaattttaatatctaGATATtaatactaaaattttaaatattattatttaatacatttcaatataatatatcaaatatttaatattttttttacccttACTGGTCAGTGCCGTAAAAGCATTGGTCTGTGATCCGTGTTATCCATGGCGCACAAGGTTTACGGAACAGCGTCACGAGATCCGACGGCCACGAGCTATCGCGTTCTCCATAAAAGGGCAGTGGCGTCATTCTAAAACAATTAAAAGATAATTTGATAGTGTTGGGAAACCACTCATTTGAAAGAGTTGCGTCTAGATCGAACGCATTATAAaccacacaagaggaaggaaaataaaaaagaacataCGGGAAAAAGTTGAAAAACATAAACAGAAAAAAACGGAGTTCCTAAAACAGCGCCATGGATGaatagaggagagagagagaggtgaaACCCTAGAAATGattgcggcggcggcggcggtgatGGGAGCGAGAGGGTGAGCATGGGATGAGGAGATGGAGAGATCCGGTGATCCGGAGGAGAAGGAGGTCTGGGGGACGCGGGAGGAGCTCCTCCTTGCGTTCGCGGTAGTCCGGCACGGCACGCGCCGTTGGGACTTCGTCGCGACTGAGATCCAGTCCCACGCCTCCGGCTCCCGTTCGCTCACCGCCCAGGGATGCTTCCAGAGGTTCCGCGACCTTCAGAGCCGGTTTGGTGCCGGCGCCGTCGACGGAGGAGTGGACGACGACGGAGGTGACGCCGACGTGCCTTGGCTCGAGGAGCTCCGGAGGCTTCGCGTCGCCGAGCTCCGCCGTGAGGTGGATCAATACGATTTCTCGATCAGGTAATCGATGTGATTACATCTCTCGTCTTTGTATTTTATTTGGCTCCTTTAATTTTACTTTTGTTTTTTCTTGGCCATCGGATGAAGAACAAACGGTCCCAATAATGTggttttaaatttatattgttttaaattttatatatttttagatCTTTGCAATCGAAGGTGAAAAGCCTGCAAGAGGAGCGCGAACGGAGGTTGGCGGAGTCGGAATCTGGCGACGGAAAGCCATCATATGAAGGAAAGGAGGAGGCTCCGCCGGGTTCAAGGCCTGAAAGCCTCGTCGGAGAGCCGTCCTCCTCCGCCGGTGCATCCGGCCCTTCTTTCGAGAGGTCCGACTCaacggatccaaaggagaaacaCAGCAAAGCCGGTCGGAAGCCGCATACGGCTATCGCCAGCGATGGAGAGGACGTCGACGCGACAGATCCTTCCTCGGGTGGCGACGAGAAGGCGGCCGAGGGTTCGTACAACGGGAGCACGGGCAGTCCGGCGGAAGGGCGGACCTTCCTACCGCACGCGACGGGAGAGTTCACCGTCGAGTCGAAGAGCGGGGAAGGGGAGAAGGAGAGCAGCGATATGCAGAGCTCGGCCAGCTTGTCCCGGCGGAGGAAGGCGGTTTCCAGCAGCGGGGTGAAGGAGATGGAGGCCGAGCAAGCGTCGATCATGAGCAAGCATGTGGTCGCGGAATCACAGCCGTTGCTTTCGGTCCTCGCGATGATCCGTTCGGACAAATACGGTTCGATCTTCAACCGTCGATTCGAGAGCCAGGTAGGTTATTTTCAATCTCAACAATTTCTATTTCTGCCGCTATTTATGGGAAATGCTCCTTTTCTCGACGTTTAGTAGTTGATCGCGCGATTAGTCAAAGGATCTGGTAAAAACTCGTGGAGGACCCAAATCCTCGTGACCTCACTTCCATCGTGCCTTTGGGACCGTTGATTGCGAACGAGTAAGATGATTATACTTGGAAAAGCGCGTTGAATtgggatcggacggtggagaatGCCTCGTCCCAGGTGATTAGAAGTTTTTACGGGATGAGAAGAACATAGTTTCGATACTTTGGAAGGGCAGAAAGGGTCATTGGTCGATAAATTGAGACAGAAGGAATCACAGCGTTAGTGAATTAAttgagagaaaaataaataaacagaaATGGACCTTGTTCAATAATTGTTTATGAAACTAAGAATACGATTAATGCCATACATCAATCCACATTTCgattttatcctttttttttgtCAAGGATTTCTCCTTTTGCTATTAGTTTCGTCGTATAAGAATTAATAATTTGTATTATTCGTATTTTGCTTGTTGAAAGTGATGGGATGCTTGTCCTTAGTGCAAGTCGGACAAACAGTTGGAAGCGTACTTATTCTATCTTTGTATCCCATTTGCGATGATGTTTAAAACGGAATATGATTTATAGATTTAACCTATAATtatgataaaaatagaattttccatTTCTGCCCTTCTAAAGTTCATATTGCGGTGTTGATGTATTAGACCGACGATTTATATTGTTGACTGTGCAGGAAAGTGCAATCTATCGAGACTTGGTGCGCCAACCCATGGACTTGGAGATGGTGCGAGTCAAGCTCGATCGTGCAGGATCCGACAGCCCGTATTCGACGGCGGAGTTCTTCCGGGATCTCTTCCTCCTCTGCACAAACGCCGCCGTTTTCTTCCCCAGAGACTCACCGGAGTCCGTCGCTGCTCTTCACCTCCGCCGCGTAGTGGCCAAGGAGATGGCGGCTGTCTTTCCGGTTCAAAAGGAACTAACGCCGCCGCCAATCCCGCTGCCTCCCAAGCCACCTGTCCCGATGCCCAAGGCTGAGCCGGGCTTCGATGGCGCCTTCGCCGACAAGCCAATCTCCTCTGCGCCGCTGATCATGTGCCGCAAGCCCAGCTCCATTTCCAACAAGTTAGTCTCTGAGGAAGTGAGGGATGAGAAAGAGGAGAAGCCGGGACCTTCGGAGAGCGAGGAGAAGAGCCTCCCCAAGAAGATCACCAAGGATAGGTCCGTGCTTAGTGGGACTATCAAGGGCTTGCGCACCAGCAATCCCCGGGTTGGTAAAGCGCAGGCAGCCGCGGCCGCCAAAAGGCTCAACCTTGCTACCGTTCCTAACCTCAAGTCCAAAATGGTCGAAAACGAGGCGGCCGTCGACGAGCCGCGAAAACCAGACAAGAAGAATGGCGACGGCCGTACAGCTTCTACAAGCTCCGCGGCGAAGAGGCAAAGCGCAGCCGGCTTCTTGAACCGGATGAAACGGAGCCCCAAGGGCAGTTTGATGGACACGTCGAAGAACTCCCCTCCCCCCGGTCCCGTCAGCGACGGAAAGGCTACCGAGCAGAAGAAGGAGGCGAAAGGGAAACAACAGAGCGCCCGTGTTGCGGCGGCTTCCGGCGGAAGCAGATCGGCCAAGAAGGCCGCGGACACGAGCGGTGCTGGTTCAGGAAAAAGGAGCGTGGGGAGGCCGCCGAAAAGGGGGTCGGCGATTGCCCTGCCGCCTGCAAagagggcaagggaggagtcgGAGCCGCCTTCTATCGCCAGGTCCACGGCGTCGACGTCGAGGAAGCGAGGGCGTAGATGAGAGGTGGGTAACAAGGACTCGTAGTGAAAAAAAAACACTCTAATCTCTAATTTAGTTAGTAAAAGTTGATTTGATTCACATTGTAAGTTGTAATCTTAATTAACAGTTTGGAAGAAACCCAACTTTACATGCCGGCCTTCTCAACCTTGTTTGTAAACATATTGCACTTGTTATTTCTGAAGCTCTTTAATTTTCAGATTTCCTTTTTTTTGGGTCAGAAAAATTTTGTTTTTCCCACTCGAGATCAAGTTGCGTTTGATGTTAGAGGGTGGACCAATCTCCAATGCATTACTTGAAGTTCTTTTGGATTTCTCATGGCCAACATGTTTGGACAAGAAAAATGAAGTTTGTCTCTACTTGAATAGCAACTCCATTTCCCCTTTCACCAAACTAGAGGAGAGCACATTTCAGTGTTCCCCCCATTATTAAagcaaaaatgcacaaaaagaaaGCTCTTGTCACACTTTTCCAAGACATCTTCTTATTTGTATGAGATGAATGTaatcataaaattttattatctcctagaaaattaattttaaaattttatcttcataATTTAGGTGCAAATGCGTACTGTTTTCCGCTGTGCGCGCAGTGACAGCTTTATGAGCCAGAAAGACGTCGGAACCCTACTTTTTTCCCCCCGTTTTATTAC contains:
- the LOC122029699 gene encoding outer envelope membrane protein 7-like; the encoded protein is MGNRGAGGDGSSLKRALLVTGGLALAWLTVETAFKPFLDRLRASISRSDPARDPDEDDNDVEVESEKGEAAAEEKDGKAGGIPPSD
- the LOC122028858 gene encoding uncharacterized protein LOC122028858, which gives rise to MERSGDPEEKEVWGTREELLLAFAVVRHGTRRWDFVATEIQSHASGSRSLTAQGCFQRFRDLQSRFGAGAVDGGVDDDGGDADVPWLEELRRLRVAELRREVDQYDFSIRSLQSKVKSLQEERERRLAESESGDGKPSYEGKEEAPPGSRPESLVGEPSSSAGASGPSFERSDSTDPKEKHSKAGRKPHTAIASDGEDVDATDPSSGGDEKAAEGSYNGSTGSPAEGRTFLPHATGEFTVESKSGEGEKESSDMQSSASLSRRRKAVSSSGVKEMEAEQASIMSKHVVAESQPLLSVLAMIRSDKYGSIFNRRFESQESAIYRDLVRQPMDLEMVRVKLDRAGSDSPYSTAEFFRDLFLLCTNAAVFFPRDSPESVAALHLRRVVAKEMAAVFPVQKELTPPPIPLPPKPPVPMPKAEPGFDGAFADKPISSAPLIMCRKPSSISNKLVSEEVRDEKEEKPGPSESEEKSLPKKITKDRSVLSGTIKGLRTSNPRVGKAQAAAAAKRLNLATVPNLKSKMVENEAAVDEPRKPDKKNGDGRTASTSSAAKRQSAAGFLNRMKRSPKGSLMDTSKNSPPPGPVSDGKATEQKKEAKGKQQSARVAAASGGSRSAKKAADTSGAGSGKRSVGRPPKRGSAIALPPAKRAREESEPPSIARSTASTSRKRGRR